The following proteins come from a genomic window of Malus domestica chromosome 02, GDT2T_hap1:
- the LOC103426578 gene encoding uncharacterized protein, protein MSWLFSSPRQPEDDDDDQRDVEPKQPQNDLSFLSQTLGRQLRGVATFLAPPPSPPSNDALPSSNSQPQSQSQSQSPALLGIRNDLVEIGGSFKTGLSLLSTNSNKAVTEISKFASGLLQLQNEASEEGGADDDGDDGGGHVPGITDEVLGFVTDISVMPDCWTDFPMTLDHDFSMSDAQREHVSAVLQLVPGFADLRARLCNSMSEEQFWMIYFLLLLPRLNEHDFELLATPKIVEARDVLLHKLHNKRNTREDAPEKSILVSPKNHIQDGKTQGEGSSSQEKEASTEILNTTERLKTDDEEGTEQWSEGASISSGTFVDGQRKHEPEDDISFSDLEDEENDVSSRQSGLRQGPYARACSPNGSNDWVQLNRSSENEGGRQKAGRSKGKDSEGEDSSDWLAVDEYD, encoded by the exons ATGTCTTGGCTCTTCAGCTCTCCCCGCCAACCAgaagacgacgacgacgaccaGCGTGATGTAGAACCCAAGCAACCCCAAAACGACCTGTCGTTTCTCAGCCAAACCCTCGGCCGCCAACTCCGCGGCGTCGCCACCTTCCTCGCTCCACCTCCATCACCGCCATCCAACGACGCCCTTCCCTCGTCCAATTCCCAGCCCCAGTCGCAATCGCAATCTCAATCGCCGGCGCTTTTGGGAATCCGGAATGATCTGGTGGAGATCGGCGGGAGCTTCAAAACCGGCCTCTCGCTGCTCTCTACTAACAGCAACAAAGCCGTCACTGAGATCTCCAAGTTCGCTTCGGGCTTGTTGCAGCTTCAAAACGAAGCTTCAGAAGAAGGTGGAGCTGATGATGACGGCGACGATGGCGGCGGTCACGTGCCGGGGATCACGGACGAGGTTCTCGGTTTCGTCACCGATATTTCGGTGATGCCGGACTGCTGGACCGACTTTCCAATGACGCTCGATCATG ATTTCAGCATGTCGGATGCTCAGAGAGAGCATGTGTCCGCTGTTTTACAATTGGTTCCGGGATTTGCAGATCTAAGAGCCCGGCTTTGCAATTCCATGAGTGAGGAGCAATTTTGGATGATCTATTTCTTGTTGTTGCTCCCGAGACTAAACGAACATGATTTTGAGCTTCTAGCAACGCCCAAG ATTGTTGAAGCAAGAGACGTACTTCTGCACAAACTGCATAACAAGAGGAACACACGGGAGGATGCCCCAGAGAAGTCAATTCTCGTTTCACCTAAAAATCACATCCAGGATGGGAAGACACAAGGGGAGGGAAGCTCATCTCAAGAAAAGGAAGCCTCGACTGAAATACTTAACACGACAGAAAGGTTAAAGACCGATGACGAAGAGGGCACTGAGCAGTGGTCTGAAGGTGCAAGTATTAGCTCTGGCACTTTTGTGGATGGCCAAAGAAAACACGAACCTGAAGACGATATCTCATTCAGCGATTTAGAGGACGAAGAGAATGACGTTTCTAGTAGACAATCAGGACTAAGGCAAGGACCGTATGCCAGGGCATGTTCACCCAATGGATCAAATGATTGGGTTCAGCTGAATCGAAGCTCGGAAAACGAGGGTGGCCGGCAAAAGGCTGGTCGGTCAAAGGGGAAAGATTCAGAAGGTGAGGATTCAAGTGACTGGCTTGCGGTAGATGAATATGATTAG
- the LOC103417981 gene encoding F-box/LRR-repeat protein 25-like, whose translation MKRQRGVPATQPQRQSSPRKWKISGNDHISKLPDDILYTIILLLSMRDAVRTSVLSRRWKNMYAYISNLEFDWHNITPTPVNYNCGTVPKGYVRHFLGIIDRFLARHLGTKVVSFKVSCCFGSMYAHRITDWIIFAVRKGVESLDLAFTCDKPAERHDWRTVDYYPFPTQLFLHGEESKLRHLSLRSVTLWSDFSDRFRTLSTLVLCDVNLAGPVEPRMFSSCLNLERLTLQWCFGLERLCLGDSLHRLKVLTVSLCDGLKGIELSVTNLTIFHYKGDDTELSFERVPNLEEVCVVMKGINVITTFARLEKELPHVKTMTVTRDYLRRGY comes from the exons ATGAAGAGACAGCGCGGGGTACCTGCCACTCAACCACAACGGCAGTCTTCTCCCAGAAAG TGGAAGATTAGTGGCAATGATCACATCAGTAAACTGCCAGATGATATTCTTTATACCATCATCTTGTTATTGAGTATGAGGGATGCTGTGCGTACGAGTGTATTATCACGCAGGTGGAAGAACATGTATGCATACATATCAAATCTTGAGTTCGATTGGCATAACATAACCCCCACACCAGTCAACTACAATTGTGGAACTGTTCCCAAGGGTTATGTGCGTCATTTTCTAGGAATAATAGACAGATTCTTAGCGCGCCATTTGGGCACGAAGGTTGTCTCCTTCAAGGTTTCCTGTTGCTTTGGCAGTATGTATGCTCATCGAATCACTGACTGGATCATTTTTGCCGTTAGAAAGGGTGTTGAAAGTCTCGATCTTGCCTTTACTTGTGACAAACCAGCTGAACGCCATGATTGGAGAACCGTTGACTATTATCCTTTTCCTACTCAGCTCTTTTTGCACGGTGAAGAATCCAAGCTAAGGCACCTTTCATTACGCTCAGTCACCCTCTGGTCAGATTTTAGTGATCGGTTTAGAACCTTATCCACTCTTGTGTTGTGCGATGTTAATCTTGCTGGACCCGTTGAGCCACGCATGTTTTCTTCTTGTTTGAACCTTGAGCGTTTAACATTGCAATGGTGTTTTGGATTAGAAAGGTTGTGCCTTGGTGATTCTCTTCATCGTTTGAAGGTACTGACGGTGAGCCTCTGCGATGGGTTAAAGGGGATTGAACTCAGTGTCACCAATCTTACCATTTTTCATTATAAGGGTGATGATACAGAGCTCTCTTTCGAAAGGGTTCCCAATCTGGAGGAAGTGTGTGTTGTGATGAAGGGAATTAATGTGATTACTACTTTTGCTCGGTTAGAAAAAGAACTTCCTCATGTCAAGACCATGACAGTTACTAGAGATTATTTGC GTCGGGGTTACTAA